In Bos taurus isolate L1 Dominette 01449 registration number 42190680 breed Hereford chromosome 13, ARS-UCD2.0, whole genome shotgun sequence, the DNA window GTATTCATTGTGAGTATATAGAAGTACAATTGATTTTTTTGGTATGCATTGGTCTTGTGTCCTGTGACCTTGTTAAATTCACTTATGAGTTCTAGGAGTTTATCTGTAgattctttggaattttctaGTAAAGCATCATCTCATCTGAAAATAGGgaccattttatattttctcttccaatctatatgtcttttatttccttcccttGCCTTATTATCTGGCTAGTTCTTCCATTACTGTATTTAACAGTAGTGGTGGGAGTGGACATCTTTGCCTTGTTCCAGatcttttttggggggcggggatAGTATTCACTCATCTTGATACTtctgacataattttttttaagacagaaatCAGCTTGAGCTCCTTTACCCCCTCACTGTTCActattttctgtgaattttttttatttttaagtggattTTAAAACGTTCTTCTGACATCAAGTTGTCTTGGAAAATGAGGACCCTTTTTCTATAATACATACCTGTCCTCCCGTCTCTATTTTCCTGGCTGTGTTTTTTTGGTGTGTGGACTTTGACGCCCCCTAGTGGCTTCATGGCGCCATGTGTCCTCCTGCCCGCAAGAGGTGTGTGTGGTCTGCGGTGGGCTGGAGCTCAGGGTCCACCCCGTTCTCTTTTCCCAATCCCTGCTCCCACGCCTGGACCCTTGAGGCACGAGGCCCCACGGCGCTGGCTGACCTCTGCTCCCCTGTGGTCTGCAGGCAGCGGTCTCGGGTCCCTCGCCGGGCCAGGTGGTGGCGCCGGTGTCCGGGAACAGCCTGGGCGCGCTGCGTGCGGAGATCAAGCCCGGTGTGCGCGAGATCCACCTATGCAAGGACGAGCGTGGCAAGACGGGGCTGCGGCTGCAGGCCATCGACAAGGTGGGGCTGGGGTCAGGCGGGAGGGGAGGGGCCCCGCGGAACGCAGAGAGAGAGCTCGCGTGCTGGACTGCGCCTGCCCGCGGCCCGAGCTGCCCGCGGGAGCCAAGGCTCACCTGAGCCCTAGCCAAGCTCGTCCTCTCCATCCCCCCCCCATAAGGCACTAGGGCTTGCTCTGGGTTGTGCCAGGGACCCTCCACTTGCCCTTCCTGGGACTTCATGCCTCCTTGCTCCCCACTCAGAGGGATCTGGCTTCTGGGAGGCTTTCTGAAGACAGTGGAAGGTGAGGGGTGTGGGGGTGTTGGTTCAGATGCCAGCCTGAGAGGCCTTGTAATCTGGTGACTGGGGATGCAGCCACTAGTTGGAATTcctgaaagcgttagttgctcagtcatgtccaactctttgcgatctcatgtactgtagcccgccaggctcctctgtctaaggaattctctaggcaagaatactggagtgggtagccatgcccttctccagaagatcttcccaagccagggattgaccaagtctcctgcattgcaggcagattctttatcatctgagataCCGGGAAAACTCCTGAATTCCTGACTCCGTTGCTTCCTAGCTGTGTGGCCCGTTTCCTCACCAGGAAAATGGGGTACCCTGTATGTTGCTATACAGAGCTGCGGTCCCAGGGCCCAGCAGGCTCTGAGAAGATCAGGAGGCAAACAGCAGTGCAGGAGGAGGCGCCTGGGCTCAGGGTGGGCTGGGGGAACTGAATGCCGGgctcacctcctccaggggatcttcgtgcaGCTGGTCCAGGCCAACACCCCTGCATCCTTGGTGGGGCTGCGCTTTGGGGACCAGATTCTGCAGATTGATGGACGCGACTGTGCTGGGTGGAGCACGGACAAAGCCCACCAGGTGGTGAAGAAGGCATCGGCCGAGAAGATTGTCATAATCGTTCGGGACAGGTGAGCACCCGGGTCCCAGGAGCCTGTCTGTCTGCCCTTGGTTATGTCCCAGGCCCAGCTCACTGTCCCTCCCTGCCAGGCCGTTCCAGCGGACCATCACCATGCACAAGGACAGCACAGGCCACGTCGGCTTCGTCATCAAGAAGGGGAAGATCATCTCTTTGGTCAAAGGGAGTTCCGCGGCCCGTAATGGGCTCCTCACCAACCACTATGTGTGTGAGGTGAATGGGCAAAACGTCATCGGGCTGAAGGTGAGCAAGGCGGAGCATGGCTCCATCCCAGGACCTCAGGGACTGGGAGATCGAGAGGTGGTGGGAAGGTTCGTGTCTGTGGGTGGGCTGCTGCGCTCGCCCCAGCTTCAGATCCTCATCCTAAGGCTGCTGCAGGGATTCAATGAGACAAAGGTACGAGAGCTCCGAGCACAGTGCAGACactaagtgctcagtaaatactcgCTGATGTTACTTACTCATGAAGGCCAGAGGTGTGACaacaggtggtggtggtgatgacgtGTGTCAGGAAATGGGTGtccggggtgggggtgaggggctccTGGCTGCACGGTCTATTCTGTGTGATATTTCTGTTTGTATCCCGGATCATGTTCACTAATAGGAATATTTTAGGAAATGGCTCTTCAGAAGCCCATTTCCTACCTCTTTCTTCTCcccaacagtgtgtgtgtgtggtgagttTTATCTTTAAATACAAGAAGGAGCAAATGGTCTAGGGCCAGTGCTGTGACATAGACTGGGGGACAAGGTGGGTGCCTTCGGGGAATGGACCCCAGAAGAGGTTGAGTCACATGGCTTCTGGTCCCTGGAAAAACGAGAGTGGTTTATCCTGATTGATGCCACCAGGACTGAGAGCCGTTCTTAATTCCAGTTGTGATTTAGAGTGAGGGTCCCCCCCGCTCCAGCATCCAGGGCTTTGGGGCTCACAGGCAGGTGGAGGTGGCCTGGGGGGTTTGCCATCTCACCCCACAGATGACACAGTCTTGTGAGCCACTCCCCCTCCCTCATAAGGGCCATCTCCAGGTCCCTCCTGTCACACATCTTCTCCCCTATGCCTGACCATCTAGTCGCATCTGGCATATCTTCTCCCATTGATCCTGGCACAGCTAGGAAAACACACAGCCAAGTCAGAGATCTGTGCAAAGTAAAGGTCACGGTCTCCAAGTAAGGGCCAGAGGCTCGTCTCTTAGCATTCGGCTTTGGGCTGTACGGCACACTCTGTGTAGGTGCTTCTCGTGTCTTGTTCTCCCCATGATCTGAACGGCTTCTGCAGGCCTTTCTTTTTACTGGTCAACCAGATGTAAGAGGAAGAGGTACCCCACGGCCTCAGCTCAGGCTGACAGGAGCCCAGAGAAGAGGGTGGGTGGGTGTGCCTACTGTCCCCCCTTGTCCCCACTGCAGCGTggttctctttctgctttgggGTCAGAATCCCGGTGTGACTGGGGCCCGGGAGACGGCATACTCGTGTGGTTGGTGGGATTCCCGGGGCTCTTTGGGGGAAGTCATGTCTGTGAGGCTGTTTGGTGTCAGGCCCACACAGGCCCTCGAGGTGAGGGTAGGAGAGGTGAGTCCATTTTACTGAGAGAGCCTCAGATGGGAGGCCCACATTCTTGCTTGAGCTGGGGGCCTGCCACCCTCACTCAAGGGGCAACCTATTCCCTACCGTCACTGTCAGTGGTGGACTCCAGCAGGGCCACGCTGACCACTTCACAGAGGTGCCTCATTGTTGCCCCTGGCCCCCAAGGTGACTGTCACTCGCCTCTTCTCCAGGACAAAGAAGTCACAGAGATTCTGGCCACCGCCGGGAACGTCATCACCCTGACCATCATCCCCACCGTCATCTACGAGCACATGGTCAAAAAGTAAGGctgaccccccccaccccctggccccCCTCTCCTCcggccgcccccctcccccaccctgcgGAAcccccccctcccctctcctcacctCCTGGCCACCGCCTTCTGGTAACTTGGGGTGAGGCAAGGGAGGCACAGGTTTTTGGGAGAAGGGGGAGAAGGTGCTGCCAGTTTTGGCGAATGTCCTTGTTGCTGTATCTAGGTTGTCCCCGACTCTGCTGCACCACACCATGGACCACTCTATCCCTGACGTCTGAGGCCACGGGACAGCAGCTCAGCCCTGTCACCCTCCTGCCAGAAAGGGAAAGTCTGTGCCTGCGAAGGCGTGCTGCCTGGGGGCGGGGCCGTCTCCAGGGGGCGGGGTCTTCTCAAGGGGGCGTGTTCCGGGCGGGGCGACATGGCATCCTGTGCGCCTGTCATTTACATACACTGGCCTTGTTGGAGTCTCAGCCACTCAACTGGGCTAAGGCCGGGACAGGGCCCACAGGCGGCCATTCTCTGTGCTGATTTAAATGCTTGGCACGTCGGCAGGCCGGCTAAACACTTCCTAAAGTTGCAGCTGGGTCCCTTTCAAATTTTTGCCTCTACCAGTAAAACAGTTCCATGTTTTGAGaacacaaatacattttttttttttttttggttaagaattgtttctttttcctttacttgTTCTTTGTCACAAACTGTATAGAGTTATAACCCTTCACTGTCTTTTGAATAAagatttgattttaaataaaatcccttCCTTGAAAGTAATTGATATTCCAGAATCCTCAGTCCCATGACGCACCAGTGTTGGTTGTCTTTTAAGCAGTGGTGAGACCGAGGCCTTTTCTATGTGTTGCCTTTGACAGCATGGCTTGGCTTGGCTTGGCCAGCGTCACATGCTGCCTGTTGGTGTGAGGCTGGGATGGCTGGGTGGTGATGGGGGACAGTGTGGGCTCTGGAGGGGGGCACTGGCTTTAGAGCGCCCCCTGCTCAGTGACTCCAGCTGGCTTCTGCATCTGTAGGTGTGAGAATCACCTCAGGGGTGCTGGAGAGGATGGAATAGGTGCACTCTCAGGGCCCAATGGGACTGACACCGAGGGGGTGCCAAGTGACCCCCAAATGACGCACGGTAGAGCTGAGCCAGCTTGCAGCTCTCAGGTCCCCTCTACCTCAGGAAAGATCTCTGCCCCCTCAGCTCTTTCCAGGGTGTGAGTTTTGACTCCCATGCGGGTGGGGACAGCGTGAGCCCCCTTTATCCCCCTCACTGCCCCAAAAGACACAATATAAAGAAAACAGGCGATGGATCTGATTGTGTTTTCATGCTTTAATCCAGAGCTGTTCTGCTGTAGGTACAACTCTGTCAGATCAATAGGACAAAGGAGACAAAAGTGAagacccctccccacctcccacccccttccTGTATCCCCTGAATTCTCTGTCAAGGGCATGGCTGAATTTAACAGTGCACTATGACTTGTTTGTACTGACCCCTAGGTCACAGAGGGGTCACGAGTTCACTGGGCAGAGGCCCCTCCGTAGGCCTCTACCCCAGAATTTTGTCACTTGCCCCCTGCACCGCCCCCCGCAAGGCGCTACCAGGTACGCCGGTGCTACTGGTGACTGGGAACTGTGTTCACTGAAAAGCTAAGTTATCCCCTTGGGAGATATTTGGAATAAACTTCACTTGAGGCCAGCTCTCTGAGCAGAGTACTGCCCCTGACTCTGATTCCTGCTTGAGCCTGGACCAGAGGAGTAGCCGGGCCAACTCTGGCCTGGACCCCACAACTGAGGGGAAGCCAATTCTGGCAGCGGGGCTCCAAGGGACCAGCAGTTCCACAAGGTGATTCCTGAGAACAGTGTTGCTCAGGATCTAATCAGCTCCAGCcagaggctggggagaggggagacccCAGAGATTTCTGCTCTAGAAGcggagggcaggagagaaggtcACAGCCCAACAGGAGGAGGTATTAAGCAGGAAGGAAAAGGGGAGCCTTGGAGGATGAGCACTCAGCGGGAGGCTCCGGGGCCCTGGCCTTGCCTCCAGCCCCACATTCTGGACCCTGCAGTCTGGGCTTGGAGCCTGAGCCGGCGGGCCGCTGCTTCTTACCGCTGGAGCCTCCCAGGCAGCTCTGCCCCTTTTGCATAGATGCGGGATCCcgaacacacacacgcacacaggcaCGAGCTGGAGCCTGGCTGACACGGTCCCAGCGCCTGTCCCGGGCTTGGGCCAAAGAGTCGCCTCCTCCATTGACAAGAGACAAAGCCTGTCGAAGGTCCCACCAGACCGCACAAAAGAGAGGACCCGGAGTGGGCTGGGGCCCCTCTGACCAGGCAGGCAGGTCTCAGGCCAGAGCAAGAGTACAGGGTGGCACCAGTTCCTCTCACCTTGTCCACAGACCTGAGTCCACACTCTTCCCGAGGGGCTTGTTCAGAATTAGGGACAGAGCGGACCACGGCCCCGGCCCTGACCACGTCCACCAAAACACAAGACACAGTAGGAAGGCCACAGACAGCAAGACGCAGACAGGAGCAGAGGGGCTATGCAGCTCGACTAGATTCCAGGGGTgaaaaatatatagattttatGTTGTCAAATATAGTCATATCTTTATTTTCTCGGCAAAGCTTTTGACTATTTCTAAGGAGACACTGCGCAGCTCCGTGAGTACACGGCACGAGGCGGGGTCCATGGCCAGTCTCGGCTTGGCTTTGGATGGGGGATGTCCACTGCCCCTCCGTGTCATGACCCCTGGGTCCCGTGGggcagcccagccctgcccccagagTTCAGGTTTGGTTCGGCTGGGATCGGGGGGAGCTCCACAAGGATGGCAGGTCTGAGGCCTGGAGTGAGGACAGGGGGGCTTCGGAGGCGCAAAGCACGTGGCTGAGGGGCTCTCCCCCCAGCTGGTGGCTAGGCTGGCTGCCCACCCCCAGCATGCAGGCGTCCCCCGCACCAGCGGAGGCACAGAGAGGAAGGGCAGAGTCCACGAGTCAGGTGACAGCTGCTGAAACAGCGGGGTGGGCAAGCCACCTTGACGGAACCAGAGGGCCCCCCTAGGCCAGAGGGCTGAGTAAGACACAGGGTCCCAGCAAtgctccccacccctgctccaaTGTAGGGCGTAACTCTGAGGAGTGGGTGGGGTGAGCAGACAGGTATACGCCCTGAAGGGGAAGAGGAATGGGTTTACTCTGTAAAATAAGAATGTTAATAAAGTGTCAGCAGCTTTGCTGGGGGACCCAGACGTGGTCCCAGGGAAGGAGGGGGGTGCCAGTGAACCTTTCCAGGTTGACTGGGCTTGGGCTGGCAGCCCCACTCCACTCCCACCTAGGAAACATCCCAGAGCACCCTGCTTTGGCCTGGACGGACATTACGGCTTCAGCACCTCATCTTGCCATTCACCCTGCTGGATATTCCTCCAGAGGCAGATAGGTGTAAGATTTAGGAACCCTCATCCTAGAAAGCAAGCAGCCACCTCACGGGAGATCCTGAGATGCATGAGAACCAAGCCCCAAAATGAACATAGTGCAAAGCAGAAGTTGGTCCTAAGGTCTCTGGCAAAACCTGGGTGAGCTCCAGAGGCTGGAGTGAAACCAGCTGGGGTTGCtgagcccagccctgcctcccaggctgcaaGGCCTCATCTCAGAGGCTGGAGGAGCCTCCTTGAGCTGCCAGCCCCATCTCCTCCTTTTGTGCTGGCAGAGTCTCCAGATGGGAGCTGGGGCTCAGGCCAGTCTGGCTCTCACAGAAGAATGACCTGACACCGTCAGAAACTCCAAGAGGAAAAGTGAGGTGGGGAAGGTCTGAGATGAACAGACAGACAGGGGACCCACACTGCCCTCTGCCACCTCTTGCCCATCACCATCTTTCCTCCAGCCCGTGGCCTGATTGTGCTCCCAAACCCCAAGTGGGGAGAAGTCTGAAGAGGCTGGAGCTCAGCACAGGCCAAGTGGTTCCAGACCTGCTCTGAGTCCCAGTCCCCTGCCTGTACTTTGGGTCACAGCTGCCTCCATCTGAGGAGATAATACTGGCCCAGAAGCCTGGGCTGAGGGCAAGGGGCGGCTTGGGAGACAAGGCCTGGCGTACACAGGGAAACAGACAGGACCTGGGGGCGGGGGATGAGGAGGCCGGGCTGACAAGTCAAGGCTGGCCTCCCCAGATCATCACACGGGAGACTTCCTGAGCAGCGGCTGCCCTGtgtggggggcctggtgggcaggggggctggggtgggggcctcACCACTTTCTCTCTCTGCAGTGTGTCTGATCAGTGGGCCTCCCGGCTGTCggtctctcttcccttctctcctgttGCAGTTTTTGGACACCTTCCCCCAACCTTCACTCCCAGCCTCTAATACGGTTATTATCCTGAAAAAGCCACCTCCAAACCCCAAACTAAAGAAATAAGATGATGCCCCAGGGGAAGGTGTGAGAGGGAGGGCGGCACCCCTACAATCAGTAGTTGGGCCGTGGGAGCCTCTGCCCAGGCCGGCCCTCCTCAGAGCTGGGAGCTGCCTCCGGCGGTTGTGCCGGTCgggccctgatggctcagcgagCGGCAGCTGATCCTGCGGATGGAGTGCAAGGCCACCGTGCAGCAGCCCCGCAGCAGGGAGCTGATGTTGTAAATGGGCTGGCCCTGGCGCCGCTGGGAGCGGCAGAGCCAGGCCACTGTGGGCACGGCGGGCACCACCACGGCCAGCAGATCCACGATATAGTGGCGGCTCCAGTAGCTCTTGGGCTCCTTCTCGGCCgtggctgcctcctcctcctcttccacagGGCATGCCACGCTCACCGACGGGCTGGGGTTTGGGTGGGCACcagggtggtgtggggtgggccCCCAGGTGATGGGCTCCGGGGCCTCCAGCTCGTCCCCCACCGTCACCACCACTGCAGAGTTGGGGTCTCTGGGCCCCGGAGGGTGGGGATCCGGCTCCAGGCGCCTGTCCCCTGACTCGGGGACCATCCCGCAGACTTGGGCCTGGGTCACTTTCTCCAGGATGGTGTCCAGGTCAGGCTGGGATGGCACGAAGTCTGTCTGGATGGCGCGCTCCTGCATGCAGCTGGCCTGCACTCCGGCCTCCGTGCCACACAGCAGCTTCTCATAGGTGTTGCTGGCGGGGAAGCGGGGCCCCAGGCTGAAGGAGCTGTGTAGAGATGAGGGCTCCTCGGGGCCGCAGTCCACTCCTGACGACAGCAGGCTGCTGGCCTCCAACGCCTCCGTCCGGCTCAGGGTGTCATCGTTGGCCGCGAAGCCACTGTCGACCCCATCCTCGGCCGAGGTGCCAGGGTGGTCCCCAGGCGGGCGGTCGCCGCAGACAGCAGGGTCGCTCAGCTTGGTGTAGGTGGAGCTGCGGGTGAGAGAGCGGGCCGGGGAGCCGCCAGCCGACTCACCCGCACCGTCCTCCTTGGCCAAGCCGTTCTGGGCCACTTCCATGCTGTGCAGCAGCGTCTCCAGCTTCTTATTCTGGATGTTGATGTCCACGAAGTACTTCTGCAGCCCCTTGTCCTTGTCGATCAGGTTGTTCTTGACGGTGTCGATGACCTGCTTGAGCTGCTTGATCTCCTTGCGGGCCTCCTTCAGGGCCAGCTGGGCCTCCACGCGGTGGCATTCCTCCTCAATCCAGTCCTCCTGCATGCGCGACAGCTGCGTCTTCAGGTCATCGATCTCTGTGTCCCTGTGAGCGGATGAGACACTGCGCTCATCACCTGGCCGGGCACTCCATTAAGGACCGGCAAGGAGGGGGCTGTCCCGAAGGACAAAAAGCACTAAAAACAAAGGAACGACTTGATGCTGTCTTCCTCATCCTCTTTACTCCACCGGGGAagcagtgggggtgggagaggggtgaggggtcaggacagaggagccccttcCTTGGGGACAAGAAGCCACCATCGCATTCCCACCCCCTAGAGCCGAAATGCCGACGACCGCCCACTTTTACCTCCACTACCCAAAGAAGAGAGTCGATGATGAAGACCTCAGTTAAAAATGCAGTTGCTGTAAAAACTTAATACATCCATTTAAAACTCTtaacataaaacaacaaaaacaaaacctaaaatctCTGCTCTGCCCAGAGGGATGTGGCCTCCTACAAAAGCCGGTGCTGGAAATTTTCAGTGGAGGGTTATCTGGCCAGAGACTGCGGGGAGAGGGTGACAAACCACTTTGTTTTTATGAGAGAAATTACTGCCGTGAATGTAGCTGATAATGTTACATCTTCCCTCCAGGGGAGGGGTGAGAAGTGGTGGATGAGTCCGAGGAGAGTGATGAGAACAGAGTGGCTGTCTTATCTGTGCTAGATGTGTCCTTCTTGTAAGTACTGTCGAGAGGAGAGGCCCAGAAGATTGCTGAAAAAGGCACAGAGCTACTCCCAAGAGGAGAGGCAAGAGCAGGCAACATGGACTGTCAGAAGAGTCTCCGCCAGAAACTCTCAGGCCTTTAAAATCCCTGAGGCTTAGATGAATCTGGGGGGCAGTGCAGGGGAGGGAGGTGAAGTAGGAAATGATGCCATCTAGTCCAGAGGTAAAGCCAGGGTGAAACTCATCAGGATGAGCTAAAAGCAGTAAGAAAGGAGGAAAATCTTTCATGGAACTGAACTCAACCTGCACACAGACACTCATCCCAAACCCTCCATTCacataaataaaatccaaatggCATACCTGTCGCTTTGGGGTTTATAAGGCCAGCAGAGTGACCAACCCAGATCCAGCATCGTGCTCTTTTCAAAGGCAGATTAGAAATTCAGGAAATGGGCCCAGGAATTTCACTCCACAAAACACTGAAGGGCCTGGGCCCTGGGGGGCTGCAGGGGCCACAAGATCAGCAGTGGCATCAACTGGAAGGggcagaagggaaggaagggctGCCCAGCAGGGCCCAGCTTGGCGATGGAAGTGGGGTGGCAGCGGGGACCTGCAGGGGCTCAGAGCTCCCACAGGTGCGGAGAAGACTGTCCACTCCTCCTGCCTTGCGGTGGAGGGCTCACTCTAGGGTAATACTGCTCACTGACGCTGAGCCCTGGGAGGAAGGGTGAGTTTGGAAGAAGGGACTGGGCGTGATCAGCTGGGCTGGGCCTACTCCTCCTTGGAGCTGGCAGGACCCCAGAGCTGTGGCTTCCCAGCCCTGTCTCGGTCTCAGGTGGTCTGTGGGATGTTATATTTGAACTGGGTCTTGAAGGATAAATTTGCCAAGGAAGTGAGATGGGGAAAAAGGGCGTCTTGGAAGTGGGGATACAGTGTATGAAAGCACAGAGTGTAAAGCCATCTTTGAGGAGCAGGCAGGCTACTGCGGGAATGAGAGCATCACTGTTCACAGTGTGTGTGGAGGGTGACAATACAGTAAGTAGAGAGCGGCCAAGTTACCGCACGAGTCGTGGGTGGAGAGGCTGAGGAGCCGAGGTGCAGGCATGTCCAAAGCAGGGCATCCTGCCCAAACCACACAGGGCAGGTGGCCTGCTCTGAGCCACAGGGCAGTCCTGGAAAGGCAAGAGGGAAATGGGCTGTCTGCTCCCTGAGGACAGCAGAGCAAAGGGCCAAGCAGACCCAGGGCATCActgagaagaaaatgggaaatagAAATCCTGGCTCTGCAGACAAGGAGGCCCACAGAATGCTGCCTGTGACCTCCTCAAGTTCCAAACCACAACAAATACAGACTGAATGGGGTACTTGGCAGAGCTCTGGTCAAGAAAGATGTGGTCTTActtacttattatatatatatatatatatatatatatatatatatatgtatgtatatgtataatagaCACATTCACAGAGGGAGAAAGATTAGTGGCTGCCAAGGATGGGGTTCTTGGGGGAGAAATGGGAGCATGATTGCTACTGGGAACAGGGTTTCTTTCTGGAGTGATGGAAACATTCTAGAATTAGATACTCTTGATGGTTGCAccattctgtgaatatactaaaaaaccaCCTAATTGTTTACTTTAGATAAGTGAATTGTATAGTacgtgaattatatctcaataaaattgtcctattaaaaaaagaaaagatgaaggaagCTGTAGTCATGGTGCCCTGACCCCCAGTGCCCTGCACGGCGCCTTGTCCAGCTCACAGTTAGCTGTGTATCTGAATCCATACAGTTTGGAGAAGATGGGTAGATGATGCAAAGGTCAGAGGGCAGCCCTGAAGCTTCCATCATAAAGATGAAGCCACCAGCCTGGAAAGGTGAAGGCTGGGAGGGTCAGGACTGGCCCTCAGGTCTGGAGAATGAGCTCAGACAGGCTCACGGAGTCTCCTGGAAGACCCCTGGGCTGGGTGGGCGTTCAGAGAAAGGTTCCTCGCAATGAATGAGGAAGAAGGCACCTGGGCCTGAACGGTAGGTCAGGAGCCCCTGGTGACCCCCTGGGAGGAGGCCAAGGAGGGTTAACAGGTTGtttccctcccccccccccgcccccgcggtCCCCCCTCCAACCTCCCCGCCCCGCGATGGGCAGGTCAGCCGGGAAGAATGCCCTGGGCTCCTACTCCCCAGGTAGAAAGGAGCCAGGGCACGAGAAGTGGCCAAAAGGGGCTGCCAGGCTCCGACCGAGAGAGCACTGCCTTGGAGTGAGAGGGAA includes these proteins:
- the SNPH gene encoding syntaphilin isoform X4; the encoded protein is MAMSLPGGRRASGGSRRRTSPPVSVRDAYGTSSLSSSSNSGSCKGSDSSPTPRRSMKYTLCSDNHGIKPPTPEQYLTPLQQKEVCIRHLKARLKDTQDRLQDRDTEIDDLKTQLSRMQEDWIEEECHRVEAQLALKEARKEIKQLKQVIDTVKNNLIDKDKGLQKYFVDINIQNKKLETLLHSMEVAQNGLAKEDGAGESAGGSPARSLTRSSTYTKLSDPAVCGDRPPGDHPGTSAEDGVDSGFAANDDTLSRTEALEASSLLSSGVDCGPEEPSSLHSSFSLGPRFPASNTYEKLLCGTEAGVQASCMQERAIQTDFVPSQPDLDTILEKVTQAQVCGMVPESGDRRLEPDPHPPGPRDPNSAVVVTVGDELEAPEPITWGPTPHHPGAHPNPSPSVSVACPVEEEEEAATAEKEPKSYWSRHYIVDLLAVVVPAVPTVAWLCRSQRRQGQPIYNISSLLRGCCTVALHSIRRISCRSLSHQGPTGTTAGGSSQL
- the SDCBP2 gene encoding syntenin-2; the protein is MATLYPSLEDLKVDQAMQAQAKAVPRMPALPVRGKGDSQPPLLYPNLAELENYMGLSLSSQEVQQSLPQTPESASAAVSGPSPGQVVAPVSGNSLGALRAEIKPGVREIHLCKDERGKTGLRLQAIDKGIFVQLVQANTPASLVGLRFGDQILQIDGRDCAGWSTDKAHQVVKKASAEKIVIIVRDRPFQRTITMHKDSTGHVGFVIKKGKIISLVKGSSAARNGLLTNHYVCEVNGQNVIGLKDKEVTEILATAGNVITLTIIPTVIYEHMVKKLSPTLLHHTMDHSIPDV
- the SNPH gene encoding syntaphilin isoform X1 — protein: MAVFGLPGDCRLHPAPGTPPIPPLTRTRSLMAMSLPGGRRASGGSRSGGPLGRSGLAVFAQCPQLPTSQNEHLPLLPASRRTSPPVSVRDAYGTSSLSSSSNSGSCKGSDSSPTPRRSMKYTLCSDNHGIKPPTPEQYLTPLQQKEVCIRHLKARLKDTQDRLQDRDTEIDDLKTQLSRMQEDWIEEECHRVEAQLALKEARKEIKQLKQVIDTVKNNLIDKDKGLQKYFVDINIQNKKLETLLHSMEVAQNGLAKEDGAGESAGGSPARSLTRSSTYTKLSDPAVCGDRPPGDHPGTSAEDGVDSGFAANDDTLSRTEALEASSLLSSGVDCGPEEPSSLHSSFSLGPRFPASNTYEKLLCGTEAGVQASCMQERAIQTDFVPSQPDLDTILEKVTQAQVCGMVPESGDRRLEPDPHPPGPRDPNSAVVVTVGDELEAPEPITWGPTPHHPGAHPNPSPSVSVACPVEEEEEAATAEKEPKSYWSRHYIVDLLAVVVPAVPTVAWLCRSQRRQGQPIYNISSLLRGCCTVALHSIRRISCRSLSHQGPTGTTAGGSSQL
- the SNPH gene encoding syntaphilin isoform X3 — encoded protein: MAMSLPGGRRASGGSRSGGPLGRSGLAVFAQCPQLPTSQNEHLPLLPASRRTSPPVSVRDAYGTSSLSSSSNSGSCKGSDSSPTPRRSMKYTLCSDNHGIKPPTPEQYLTPLQQKEVCIRHLKARLKDTQDRLQDRDTEIDDLKTQLSRMQEDWIEEECHRVEAQLALKEARKEIKQLKQVIDTVKNNLIDKDKGLQKYFVDINIQNKKLETLLHSMEVAQNGLAKEDGAGESAGGSPARSLTRSSTYTKLSDPAVCGDRPPGDHPGTSAEDGVDSGFAANDDTLSRTEALEASSLLSSGVDCGPEEPSSLHSSFSLGPRFPASNTYEKLLCGTEAGVQASCMQERAIQTDFVPSQPDLDTILEKVTQAQVCGMVPESGDRRLEPDPHPPGPRDPNSAVVVTVGDELEAPEPITWGPTPHHPGAHPNPSPSVSVACPVEEEEEAATAEKEPKSYWSRHYIVDLLAVVVPAVPTVAWLCRSQRRQGQPIYNISSLLRGCCTVALHSIRRISCRSLSHQGPTGTTAGGSSQL
- the SNPH gene encoding syntaphilin isoform X5 — protein: MKYTLCSDNHGIKPPTPEQYLTPLQQKEVCIRHLKARLKDTQDRLQDRDTEIDDLKTQLSRMQEDWIEEECHRVEAQLALKEARKEIKQLKQVIDTVKNNLIDKDKGLQKYFVDINIQNKKLETLLHSMEVAQNGLAKEDGAGESAGGSPARSLTRSSTYTKLSDPAVCGDRPPGDHPGTSAEDGVDSGFAANDDTLSRTEALEASSLLSSGVDCGPEEPSSLHSSFSLGPRFPASNTYEKLLCGTEAGVQASCMQERAIQTDFVPSQPDLDTILEKVTQAQVCGMVPESGDRRLEPDPHPPGPRDPNSAVVVTVGDELEAPEPITWGPTPHHPGAHPNPSPSVSVACPVEEEEEAATAEKEPKSYWSRHYIVDLLAVVVPAVPTVAWLCRSQRRQGQPIYNISSLLRGCCTVALHSIRRISCRSLSHQGPTGTTAGGSSQL
- the SNPH gene encoding syntaphilin isoform X2, whose protein sequence is MPGSGPSERMTWPGPALPTAPPTRPLSSAPGTPPIPPLTRTRSLMAMSLPGGRRASGGSRRRTSPPVSVRDAYGTSSLSSSSNSGSCKGSDSSPTPRRSMKYTLCSDNHGIKPPTPEQYLTPLQQKEVCIRHLKARLKDTQDRLQDRDTEIDDLKTQLSRMQEDWIEEECHRVEAQLALKEARKEIKQLKQVIDTVKNNLIDKDKGLQKYFVDINIQNKKLETLLHSMEVAQNGLAKEDGAGESAGGSPARSLTRSSTYTKLSDPAVCGDRPPGDHPGTSAEDGVDSGFAANDDTLSRTEALEASSLLSSGVDCGPEEPSSLHSSFSLGPRFPASNTYEKLLCGTEAGVQASCMQERAIQTDFVPSQPDLDTILEKVTQAQVCGMVPESGDRRLEPDPHPPGPRDPNSAVVVTVGDELEAPEPITWGPTPHHPGAHPNPSPSVSVACPVEEEEEAATAEKEPKSYWSRHYIVDLLAVVVPAVPTVAWLCRSQRRQGQPIYNISSLLRGCCTVALHSIRRISCRSLSHQGPTGTTAGGSSQL